The following proteins come from a genomic window of Blastococcus sp. HT6-30:
- a CDS encoding trans-aconitate 2-methyltransferase → MTAAGDPTHPVGGSSPGRWQPDTYLRFAGERARPFAALLSRVGAESPRRVVDLGCGEGALTASLARRWPAARVTGVDSSPEMLAAATAWALPGRVAFELGDVRDWAPAGPVDVVVSNAVLHWVDGHPGLMARWAGHLAPAGWLAVQVPGNFRAPTHALLAALCRSAEWADRLADVAPRADAVLEPAGYAEVLTAAGLSADVWETTYLHVLSGPDPVLAWVRSTVLRPVLARLDDADAGRFTDAYAAALRTAYPPRADGTTLLPFRRVFAVGSLEPLSEG, encoded by the coding sequence ATGACCGCGGCAGGGGATCCGACGCACCCGGTCGGCGGCTCTTCACCCGGCCGCTGGCAGCCGGACACCTACCTGCGCTTCGCCGGGGAACGCGCCCGGCCGTTCGCCGCCCTGCTCTCCCGGGTGGGTGCGGAGTCGCCGCGCCGCGTCGTGGACCTCGGTTGCGGGGAGGGCGCCCTCACCGCCTCGCTGGCCCGGCGCTGGCCGGCCGCGCGCGTCACCGGCGTCGACTCCTCCCCCGAGATGCTGGCCGCCGCGACGGCGTGGGCGCTGCCGGGCCGGGTCGCCTTCGAGCTCGGCGACGTGCGCGACTGGGCGCCGGCCGGGCCGGTCGACGTCGTCGTCAGCAACGCCGTCCTGCACTGGGTGGACGGGCACCCGGGCCTGATGGCCCGCTGGGCCGGACACCTGGCACCGGCTGGGTGGCTCGCCGTCCAGGTGCCGGGCAACTTCCGCGCGCCCACGCACGCTCTGCTGGCCGCGCTGTGCCGGTCGGCGGAGTGGGCCGACCGGCTCGCCGACGTGGCGCCCCGGGCCGACGCCGTGCTGGAACCCGCCGGCTACGCCGAGGTGCTCACCGCGGCCGGGTTGTCGGCCGATGTCTGGGAGACGACGTACCTGCACGTCCTCTCCGGACCCGACCCGGTGCTGGCGTGGGTCCGGTCCACCGTCCTGCGGCCCGTGCTCGCCCGGCTCGACGACGCGGATGCCGGCCGGTTCACCGACGCCTACGCCGCCGCGCTGCGGACGGCCTACCCGCCCCGAGCCGACGGGACGACGCTGCTGCCCTTCCGGCGCGTCTTCGCCGTCGGCTCCCTGGAGCCGCTCAGCGAGGGGTGA
- the tmk gene encoding dTMP kinase, whose translation MAAVPVEDPATPGDGLPPAGTPVPPDAPPPLPEDAPGADAVHGSDGDSGVGQVAKIRAVLRIPDFRKLWLSMSLSSFGDWLGLLAITATATMAFEDYAAQNYALGGVLLFRLLPAIVLGPLAGAFADRFDRRKTMVITDIFRFALFASIPIVDNLLWLFIAQFVIEAFSLFWIPAKDAAVPNMLRKDQLEPANQLSLVTTYGLTPVLAAVVYAVLTSVGSRVSDVLPGVNEVDLALYLNALTFLVAAVVIWNLPSISGRRAAGAVVGQQESFLGSLVKGFSFAGHTRLVRGLVVGITGAFVAAGAIIATGQAYVFALGGGQAAYGLLFGAVFVGLGLGIGIGPSVARDLARERIFGVAIVGAGIVVLLLSWSPALWISLLLVVVMGFFAGMAYLAGFTLIGTEVEDSIRGRTFAIVQSLVRAALILSLGLVPFGVGALGQHEVDLGAVTLPLSGERIMLFAAGLLAVCVGVLAYRQMDDGRPVPLVADVVTALRRDTTARRRLAGGGVLIAFEGGEGAGKSTQVRRLQEWLTHEGLVARASFEPGATPSGAGIRSIVLDKAHTGIAPRSEALLYAADRAQHVQDVLRPALDAGEVVITDRFIDSSLAYQGAGRTIPLDDVRMLSRWATQGLRPDLTVLLDLPPEVGLARARGRAAADRLESESLEFHQRVRQTFCALAESEPDRYLVLDARRSPDEIAAAIRVRVAQLLSGLPLQTLAQPAEQARTAPAPHHDEKAEPVGHRPHAQTGSTTQLHP comes from the coding sequence GTGGCGGCCGTTCCGGTCGAGGACCCGGCCACGCCGGGTGACGGCCTGCCCCCGGCCGGCACACCCGTGCCGCCGGACGCGCCGCCGCCGCTGCCCGAGGACGCTCCCGGGGCGGATGCCGTGCACGGTTCCGACGGCGACAGCGGCGTCGGGCAGGTGGCGAAGATCCGCGCGGTGCTGCGGATCCCCGACTTCCGCAAGCTGTGGCTGTCGATGTCGTTGTCCAGCTTCGGCGACTGGCTGGGCCTGCTCGCGATCACCGCGACCGCCACGATGGCCTTCGAGGACTACGCCGCGCAGAACTACGCCCTCGGCGGGGTGCTGCTTTTCCGGCTGCTGCCGGCGATCGTCCTGGGCCCGCTCGCCGGCGCGTTCGCCGACCGGTTCGACCGGCGCAAGACGATGGTGATCACCGACATCTTCCGCTTCGCGCTGTTCGCCTCGATCCCGATCGTCGACAACCTGCTCTGGCTGTTCATCGCCCAGTTCGTCATCGAGGCCTTCAGCCTGTTCTGGATCCCGGCCAAGGACGCCGCCGTCCCGAACATGCTGCGCAAGGACCAGCTGGAGCCGGCCAACCAGCTGTCCCTGGTCACCACCTACGGCCTGACCCCGGTCCTCGCCGCCGTCGTCTACGCGGTGCTCACCAGCGTGGGCAGCCGGGTCAGCGACGTGCTGCCGGGCGTCAACGAGGTCGACCTGGCCCTGTACCTCAACGCCCTCACGTTCCTGGTCGCCGCCGTGGTCATCTGGAACCTCCCCTCGATCAGCGGTCGCCGCGCCGCCGGGGCGGTCGTGGGCCAGCAGGAGAGCTTCCTGGGCTCGCTGGTCAAGGGCTTCTCCTTCGCCGGCCACACCCGGCTGGTGCGGGGCCTGGTCGTGGGCATCACCGGAGCCTTCGTCGCGGCGGGCGCGATCATCGCGACCGGGCAGGCCTACGTCTTCGCGCTGGGCGGCGGCCAGGCGGCCTACGGGCTGCTGTTCGGCGCCGTCTTCGTCGGCCTCGGCCTGGGCATCGGGATCGGTCCGAGCGTCGCCCGGGACCTGGCCCGCGAGCGCATCTTCGGGGTGGCGATCGTCGGCGCCGGGATCGTGGTGCTGCTGCTGTCCTGGTCCCCCGCGCTGTGGATCTCCCTGCTGCTGGTCGTCGTCATGGGCTTCTTCGCCGGCATGGCGTACCTCGCCGGCTTCACCCTGATCGGCACCGAGGTGGAGGACTCGATCCGCGGTCGCACCTTCGCGATCGTGCAGTCACTGGTCCGGGCGGCGCTCATCCTGTCCCTCGGCCTCGTGCCGTTCGGGGTCGGGGCGCTCGGGCAGCACGAGGTCGACCTCGGCGCGGTCACGCTGCCGCTCTCCGGCGAGCGGATCATGCTGTTCGCAGCCGGGCTGCTGGCCGTCTGCGTCGGCGTGCTGGCCTACCGGCAGATGGACGACGGTCGTCCGGTGCCGCTAGTCGCCGACGTCGTGACGGCGCTGCGCCGGGACACCACCGCCCGCCGCCGGTTGGCCGGCGGCGGGGTGCTCATCGCCTTCGAGGGCGGGGAGGGGGCCGGCAAGTCCACGCAGGTGCGCCGGCTGCAGGAGTGGCTGACCCACGAGGGGCTGGTCGCGCGGGCCTCGTTCGAGCCCGGGGCGACGCCGTCCGGGGCCGGGATCCGGTCCATCGTCCTGGACAAGGCGCACACCGGCATCGCGCCGCGGTCGGAGGCCCTGCTCTACGCCGCCGACCGGGCGCAGCACGTGCAGGACGTGCTGCGGCCGGCACTGGACGCCGGCGAGGTGGTGATCACCGACCGGTTCATCGACAGCTCGCTGGCCTACCAGGGCGCCGGGCGCACGATCCCGCTCGACGACGTCCGGATGCTCTCCCGCTGGGCGACCCAGGGGCTGCGGCCCGATCTCACGGTGCTGCTCGACCTGCCGCCGGAGGTGGGGCTGGCACGGGCCCGCGGCCGGGCGGCCGCCGACCGGCTGGAGTCGGAGTCCCTGGAGTTCCACCAGCGGGTGCGCCAGACGTTCTGCGCGCTGGCCGAGTCGGAGCCGGACCGGTACCTGGTGCTCGACGCGCGCAGGTCACCCGACGAGATCGCCGCCGCCATCCGCGTGCGGGTCGCGCAGCTGCTGTCCGGCCTCCCGCTGCAGACGCTCGCCCAGCCGGCCGAGCAGGCCCGCACGGCGCCCGCGCCCCACCACGACGAGAAGGCGGAGCCGGTGGGCCACCGCCCGCACGCGCAGACCGGCTCGACCACCCAGCTCCACCCGTGA
- a CDS encoding DNA polymerase III subunit delta', whose amino-acid sequence MTAPVTAPTEGVWTQVVGQPAVVAELRAAIADPAAMTHAWLFTGPPGSGRSVAARAFAAALQCPAGGDGTCHACRTVLAGTHADVHVIVPDGLSIGVLEARELVRVAGRAPSQGRWQMIIVEDADRMSEAAANAVLKMIEEPPPRTVVMLCAPSLHPDDVPVTIRSRCRVVALRTPTVDAIAEVLVRRDGIDPALAAWSAAASGGHVGRARRLARDEEARMVRKAVLDVPLRLVSLAACLDAADDLVGSAKEETEAATGALDGAETEALKTSLGMGARGPGVVAASRGGAGQLKELERRQKSRATRIGRDSLDRALVDLAGLYRDALLLDTAPAEKLPLTHPDRRADAEELARRIGAEGALRRIDAILACREALEQNVKPQVALEALTVALRLPS is encoded by the coding sequence GTGACCGCGCCGGTGACGGCGCCCACCGAGGGCGTCTGGACCCAGGTGGTCGGCCAGCCGGCCGTGGTCGCCGAGCTGCGGGCGGCGATCGCCGACCCGGCGGCGATGACCCACGCCTGGCTCTTCACCGGGCCGCCCGGCTCCGGACGGTCGGTGGCCGCGCGCGCGTTCGCCGCCGCGCTGCAGTGCCCCGCGGGCGGGGACGGCACCTGCCACGCCTGCCGGACCGTGCTGGCCGGCACGCACGCCGACGTGCACGTCATCGTTCCCGACGGGCTCTCGATCGGCGTGCTCGAGGCTCGCGAACTGGTGCGGGTGGCGGGGCGGGCGCCGTCCCAGGGCCGCTGGCAGATGATCATCGTCGAGGACGCCGACCGGATGAGCGAGGCGGCCGCCAACGCCGTGCTCAAGATGATCGAGGAACCGCCGCCGCGGACCGTGGTGATGCTCTGCGCGCCCAGCCTGCACCCGGACGACGTGCCGGTCACCATCCGCTCCCGCTGCCGGGTCGTCGCGCTGCGCACCCCGACGGTGGACGCCATCGCCGAGGTGCTGGTGCGGCGCGACGGCATCGACCCGGCGCTCGCCGCCTGGTCGGCGGCCGCCTCGGGCGGGCACGTCGGCCGGGCCCGGCGGCTGGCCCGCGACGAGGAGGCGCGGATGGTGCGCAAGGCGGTGCTCGACGTCCCGCTCCGGCTGGTCTCGCTGGCCGCGTGCCTCGACGCCGCCGACGACCTCGTCGGCTCGGCCAAGGAGGAGACCGAGGCCGCCACCGGGGCGCTCGACGGCGCCGAGACGGAGGCCCTGAAGACGAGCCTGGGCATGGGTGCGCGGGGTCCGGGCGTCGTCGCGGCGAGCCGGGGCGGCGCCGGCCAGCTCAAGGAGCTCGAGCGCCGGCAGAAGTCCCGGGCGACCCGCATCGGACGGGACTCGCTCGACCGGGCCCTGGTCGACCTCGCGGGGCTCTACCGCGACGCGCTGTTGCTCGACACCGCACCCGCGGAAAAGCTCCCGCTCACCCACCCGGACCGCCGCGCCGACGCCGAGGAACTGGCGCGCCGGATCGGTGCCGAGGGGGCGCTGCGCCGCATCGACGCCATCCTGGCCTGCCGCGAGGCGCTGGAGCAGAACGTGAAGCCCCAGGTGGCCCTGGAGGCGCTCACCGTGGCGCTGCGCCTGCCCTCGTGA
- a CDS encoding inorganic diphosphatase — MQFDVTVEIPKGQRNKYELDHETGRIRLDRMLFTSTRYPADYGYIENTLGMDSDPLDALVILEEPTFPGCLVTCRAIGMFRMTDEAGGDDKVLCVPATDPRVAHLKEIEDVSEFDRLEIQHFFETYKDLEPGKSVEGAEWVGRAAAEAEILASIERAKEASAHH; from the coding sequence GTGCAGTTCGACGTGACGGTAGAAATCCCGAAGGGCCAGCGGAACAAGTACGAGCTGGACCATGAGACCGGACGCATCCGCTTGGACCGGATGCTGTTCACCTCCACCCGCTATCCGGCGGACTACGGCTACATCGAGAACACCCTGGGCATGGACAGCGATCCGCTCGACGCCCTGGTGATCCTCGAGGAGCCGACGTTCCCCGGGTGCCTGGTCACCTGCCGGGCCATCGGCATGTTCCGCATGACCGACGAGGCAGGAGGGGACGACAAGGTCCTCTGCGTGCCGGCGACGGACCCGCGGGTGGCGCACCTCAAGGAGATCGAGGACGTGTCGGAGTTCGACCGCCTGGAGATCCAGCACTTCTTCGAAACCTACAAGGACCTCGAGCCGGGCAAGTCGGTCGAGGGCGCCGAGTGGGTCGGCCGCGCGGCCGCCGAGGCCGAGATCCTGGCCTCGATCGAGCGCGCCAAGGAAGCATCCGCGCACCACTGA
- the dacB gene encoding D-alanyl-D-alanine carboxypeptidase/D-alanyl-D-alanine-endopeptidase — protein MGTISSSGSTIVTANYGRFRRRMAMGIVALVLLLAGGGVGLGVLLGPDAGSDGDAVAVPDAQLPELGAVDPVLAALSADAPVPSPAVLEATLTPLVTGPALGPGTTAQVVDVATGRVLYDQDAAAPLTPASTVKLLTTAAALITLDPAERFETTVVSGAAPGEVVLVGGGDPTLSRTEPSQTYPGAPTMADLATQVVAGLPAGTAVTRVVVDNSLFTGPLTAGGWGPGDAPSSYAAPITAAAVDGARVSPGATARSGQPGLDAGAALADALGAPGAAVVLGQAPADAKTLGTVESAPVSRLVEQALSMSDNVLAESLARQVALARNEPASFEGAARAVVDALEEAGLDVSGVTLADGSGLAQGNRVTAEVLIAVMRGAADGSLGDASGLLAGLPVAGYDGTLADRGDDDPATAPGTVRAKTGTLLGVNALAGTVVTADGRLLAFAVVADEATGSEAAAEAALDQIAATLAACGCR, from the coding sequence GTGGGCACCATCTCGTCGAGCGGATCGACGATCGTCACGGCGAACTACGGGCGCTTCCGCCGGCGCATGGCGATGGGCATCGTGGCGCTGGTCCTGCTCCTCGCCGGCGGCGGCGTCGGGCTGGGCGTCCTGCTGGGCCCCGACGCGGGCTCCGACGGTGACGCCGTCGCCGTCCCCGACGCCCAGCTGCCCGAGCTGGGCGCCGTCGACCCGGTCCTGGCCGCGCTGTCCGCCGACGCGCCCGTCCCCAGCCCCGCCGTCCTCGAGGCCACGCTGACCCCGCTGGTGACCGGTCCGGCGCTGGGCCCCGGCACGACGGCCCAGGTGGTCGACGTCGCCACCGGCCGGGTGCTCTACGACCAGGACGCCGCGGCGCCCCTGACGCCCGCGTCCACCGTCAAGCTGCTCACCACCGCCGCGGCCCTGATCACCCTGGACCCGGCCGAGCGGTTCGAGACGACGGTCGTCAGCGGCGCGGCCCCCGGAGAGGTCGTGCTCGTCGGGGGAGGGGACCCCACCCTGTCGCGCACCGAGCCCTCGCAGACCTACCCGGGGGCGCCCACCATGGCCGACCTCGCCACCCAGGTGGTCGCCGGGCTGCCCGCCGGCACCGCGGTGACCCGCGTGGTCGTCGACAACTCGCTGTTCACCGGCCCGCTCACCGCCGGCGGCTGGGGGCCCGGCGACGCCCCCTCCAGCTACGCCGCACCGATCACCGCCGCCGCCGTCGACGGCGCCCGGGTCAGCCCCGGGGCGACGGCCCGCAGCGGACAGCCCGGCCTCGACGCCGGGGCGGCGCTCGCCGACGCCCTCGGCGCCCCGGGCGCCGCCGTCGTCCTCGGTCAGGCGCCCGCGGACGCGAAGACGCTCGGCACCGTGGAGTCGGCTCCGGTGTCCCGGCTGGTGGAGCAGGCCCTGTCGATGTCGGACAACGTGCTCGCCGAGTCGCTGGCCCGGCAGGTCGCGCTGGCCCGGAACGAGCCGGCCAGCTTCGAGGGCGCCGCGCGCGCCGTCGTCGACGCGCTCGAGGAGGCCGGGCTGGACGTCTCGGGCGTGACCCTCGCCGACGGCAGCGGTCTCGCGCAGGGGAACAGGGTGACCGCCGAGGTGCTCATCGCGGTGATGCGCGGCGCTGCCGACGGCAGCCTGGGCGACGCCTCGGGCCTGCTCGCCGGCCTGCCGGTCGCCGGGTACGACGGCACGCTCGCCGACCGCGGGGACGACGACCCCGCCACCGCGCCGGGCACCGTGCGCGCCAAGACCGGCACGCTGCTGGGGGTCAACGCGCTCGCCGGCACGGTGGTGACCGCGGACGGGCGGCTGCTGGCCTTCGCCGTGGTGGCCGACGAGGCCACCGGCAGCGAGGCGGCGGCGGAGGCGGCGCTCGACCAGATCGCCGCCACCCTCGCCGCCTGCGGCTGCCGCTGA
- a CDS encoding zinc-dependent metalloprotease, whose amino-acid sequence MSSASSMVDWDLAGRTARRLVNSGPRTTREEAASVVAELHRAAATAVAHVEALTGLRPVPGGAIPEVAVVDRPGWADANARGMAALLDPLVDELVARQGSRPGALATAIGARATGVQAGGLLAFLSSRVLGQYEIFGTGGRLLLVAPNIVATERKLGVDPSDFRLWVCLHEVTHQLQFTGVPWLTGYLEEQIAEFVAATDLAPDVLRDRLQDVLRSVADAVRGGSGDGEPEGLMALVRDPRQRAVLDRVTAVMSLVEGHAEYVMDGVGPDVVPSVRTLRKRFAQRRKGRGPVDRVLRRLLGLEQKMKQYADGRTFVGGVVDLAGMEGFNRVWEGPANLPLIEELTAPELWVERVLGRPALPA is encoded by the coding sequence ATGAGCAGCGCCTCCTCGATGGTCGACTGGGACCTCGCCGGACGCACGGCCCGACGCCTGGTGAACTCGGGCCCGCGGACGACGCGGGAGGAGGCCGCCTCCGTCGTCGCCGAGCTGCACCGCGCGGCCGCCACCGCCGTGGCGCACGTCGAGGCGCTCACCGGTCTACGGCCGGTCCCCGGCGGAGCCATCCCCGAGGTGGCGGTCGTCGACCGGCCCGGCTGGGCCGACGCCAACGCCCGTGGCATGGCCGCGCTGCTGGACCCGCTGGTCGACGAGCTCGTCGCGCGCCAGGGCTCCCGGCCCGGCGCCCTGGCCACCGCCATCGGTGCCCGCGCCACCGGCGTGCAGGCAGGAGGGCTGCTCGCCTTCCTGTCCTCCCGGGTCCTCGGGCAGTACGAGATCTTCGGCACCGGCGGCCGGCTGCTCCTGGTGGCCCCGAACATCGTGGCGACCGAGCGGAAGCTCGGCGTCGACCCGTCGGACTTCCGGCTCTGGGTCTGCCTGCACGAGGTGACCCACCAGCTGCAGTTCACCGGGGTCCCGTGGTTGACCGGTTACCTGGAGGAGCAGATCGCGGAATTCGTGGCCGCCACCGACCTCGCTCCCGACGTGCTGCGCGACCGTCTGCAGGACGTGCTGCGCAGCGTCGCGGACGCGGTGCGGGGCGGCAGCGGCGACGGGGAGCCCGAGGGGCTGATGGCGCTGGTGCGCGACCCCCGCCAGCGCGCGGTCCTCGACCGGGTAACCGCGGTCATGAGCCTGGTCGAAGGGCACGCCGAGTACGTGATGGACGGGGTCGGGCCGGACGTCGTGCCGTCGGTGCGCACGCTGCGCAAGCGGTTCGCCCAGCGGCGCAAGGGGCGCGGCCCGGTCGACCGGGTGCTGCGCCGCCTGCTCGGGCTGGAGCAGAAGATGAAGCAGTACGCCGACGGCCGGACCTTCGTCGGCGGCGTCGTGGACCTCGCCGGCATGGAGGGCTTCAACCGGGTCTGGGAGGGCCCGGCGAACCTGCCGCTGATCGAGGAGCTCACCGCGCCGGAGCTGTGGGTCGAGCGGGTGCTCGGCCGCCCGGCCCTGCCCGCCTGA
- the tilS gene encoding tRNA lysidine(34) synthetase TilS codes for MSGPPRAVAVLRHAVRAGLRGSDRPVLAACSGGADSMALAAALAFEARSAGVRVGGVTVDHGLQPASDLRARRTAAVLGELGLDPVLVLPVRVGDDGGPEGAARSARYAALADAATEQGARVALGHTLDDQAETVLLGLGRGSGPRSVAGMVPERADGAVTWWRPLLGVRRATARQSCADQGLPVWDDPWNADPAYTRVRLRTEVLPLLEEVLGGGVAPALARTAALLREDLDALDGLAATELARLAAESADGGLPARPLEPLPAALRRRVLRGWLRAAGVPDLQAVHLRAVESLVTRWRGQGVVDLPGGSGVARASGTLVVLPPGARGRTPGPAPREEPLP; via the coding sequence GTGAGCGGGCCACCCCGCGCGGTCGCGGTGCTGCGCCACGCGGTGCGTGCCGGGCTGCGCGGCAGCGACCGGCCGGTGCTCGCCGCGTGCAGCGGGGGAGCGGACTCGATGGCGCTCGCCGCCGCACTGGCCTTCGAGGCGCGGAGCGCCGGAGTTCGCGTCGGCGGGGTCACCGTCGACCACGGCCTGCAGCCCGCCTCGGACCTGCGCGCCCGCCGGACCGCCGCGGTGCTCGGCGAGCTGGGCCTCGACCCGGTTCTCGTGCTGCCCGTCCGGGTGGGGGACGACGGCGGCCCCGAGGGTGCTGCCCGCAGCGCCCGGTACGCGGCCCTCGCCGACGCGGCCACCGAGCAGGGCGCCCGCGTCGCCCTGGGGCACACGCTCGACGACCAGGCCGAGACCGTGCTCCTGGGGCTGGGCCGCGGCTCCGGGCCGCGCTCGGTCGCCGGCATGGTGCCGGAGCGGGCCGACGGCGCGGTCACCTGGTGGCGCCCGCTGCTGGGCGTGCGCCGCGCGACGGCCCGCCAGTCCTGTGCCGACCAGGGGCTGCCCGTGTGGGACGACCCGTGGAACGCCGACCCCGCCTACACCCGGGTGCGGCTGCGCACCGAGGTGCTGCCGCTGCTGGAGGAGGTGCTGGGTGGCGGGGTGGCGCCCGCGCTGGCCCGCACCGCCGCGCTGCTCCGCGAGGACCTCGACGCCCTCGACGGCCTGGCCGCCACCGAGCTGGCCCGCCTGGCGGCGGAGTCCGCGGACGGCGGCCTGCCCGCCCGTCCGCTGGAGCCGTTGCCCGCCGCGCTGCGCCGCCGAGTGCTGCGGGGCTGGCTGCGCGCGGCCGGCGTCCCCGACCTGCAGGCGGTCCACCTGCGTGCGGTCGAGAGCCTCGTCACCCGGTGGCGGGGGCAGGGGGTCGTGGACCTACCCGGCGGCTCGGGTGTCGCCCGGGCGTCTGGCACTCTGGTGGTGCTGCCGCCGGGAGCCCGGGGCCGCACCCCCGGACCCGCACCCCGTGAGGAGCCCCTCCCGTGA
- the hpt gene encoding hypoxanthine phosphoribosyltransferase, whose amino-acid sequence MTETASTPGPLGPDHGYGPDIDHVLLSEEQIREKIAELAAQVAADYAGTEVLLVGVLKGAVLFMSDFARALQLPTQMEFMAVSSYGSSTSSSGVVRILKDLDRDITGKHVLVLEDIIDSGLTLSWLLKNLGGRAPASLEVCALLRKPDAVKVEVPVKYIGFDIPNEFVIGYGLDYAERYRDLPYIGTLKPEVYQ is encoded by the coding sequence GTGACCGAGACAGCCAGCACTCCCGGGCCGCTCGGTCCCGACCACGGCTACGGGCCGGACATCGACCACGTGCTGCTCAGCGAGGAGCAGATCCGGGAGAAGATCGCCGAGCTCGCCGCCCAGGTCGCCGCCGACTACGCGGGCACGGAGGTCCTGCTCGTCGGCGTGCTGAAGGGCGCCGTGCTGTTCATGAGCGACTTCGCCCGCGCCCTGCAGCTGCCCACCCAGATGGAGTTCATGGCGGTGTCGTCCTACGGGTCGTCCACCAGCTCCTCGGGTGTCGTGCGCATCCTCAAGGACCTCGACCGGGACATCACCGGCAAGCACGTGCTGGTCCTGGAGGACATCATCGACTCCGGCCTGACGCTGTCCTGGCTGCTGAAAAACCTCGGTGGCCGCGCGCCTGCGTCCCTCGAGGTCTGCGCCCTGCTGCGCAAGCCCGACGCGGTCAAGGTCGAGGTGCCGGTCAAGTACATCGGCTTCGACATCCCGAACGAGTTCGTCATCGGCTACGGGCTCGACTACGCCGAGCGGTACCGCGACCTGCCCTACATTGGGACGCTCAAGCCCGAGGTGTACCAGTAA